The following are encoded together in the Malaya genurostris strain Urasoe2022 chromosome 3, Malgen_1.1, whole genome shotgun sequence genome:
- the LOC131435239 gene encoding transcriptional repressor p66-beta isoform X3: MEQMEVDDAVVDLSVGSVRESLAITAATARDLRALTQNSGLTITPALPPSACSPSAPGNTSPVPGRRVLRPRTEPKSYAEVPDIVLLPAKVNGRSYNGAVAAGLSESEDDEMPPVFPIKELTAAEIWERERGLRKLREELRSEETKLVLLKKLKQSQQVMMKENLIVTSSNTNINNPLAAIPAALTKGSLSVTPTNSVPLPAHSKSSKIVSATPVNRGSPINITPVTKPLQRQPSLPGGATLTPSTPGQRHSMGLPRAGSNLTITPSVTITPTNAPSSTIKQRNQPQSNSLVGGNNLMDTNLKVHSGQISNSVSITPAPSIPAQISCTTVEPVSLKRDRDSAREDSQTQAQRQAAAKLALRKQLEKTLLQIPPPKPPPPEMHFIPNPSNTEFVYLLGLEYVVDYLTKDKKLCMPQQPYRCAQCKIDFTPVWKWEKQAGKDAKVICEQCVTSNVKKALKAEHTNRLKTAFVKALQQEQEIEARLATQSSPSPIDIRPTPSSTPNLREQREMQLEQQQQQERQQAQERQQQREREQQQERQAAAQRQKEQQEQLRQQQLQQLQQQQQQLQQQIQQQQLQQLQQQEQQQRHHQMHQQHAHLQQQPSKSKTPTPAPRPTPTPPTQQTPPPASSSRSSRHSATANAAAEAAAAQLSALAGLGQLGALGNLGSLSNTTAAAAAMQAFQQQLFRGIQQGLSTGNLNNLQHMMQFSPLLYSYQLAMAQAAALSAAGKSGNTGGGGGGSNNNANAAAAAASLADMQRAMELQRQYMEMMPQSGPGPSNNRQSNWKS; the protein is encoded by the exons ATGGAACAAATGGAAGTGGACGATGCTGTCGTTGATTTGAGTGTTGGTTCGGTTAGAGAGTCTCTCGCTATCACCGCGGCAACAGCACGTGATTTACGTGCGTTGACACAGAACTCGGGTCTAACTATCACCCCTGCTCTACCGCCGTCAGCATGTTCCCCGTCGGCTCCCGGTAACACATCACCAGTTCCTGGTAGACGGGTTTTACGTCCTCGCACCGAACCAAAATCTTATGCGGAAGTGCCGGACATAGTGCTTCTGCCGGCCAAAGTGAATGGTCGTTCTTACAACGGAGCTGTCGCTGCCGGATTATCGGAATCAGAGGACGATGAAATGCCGCCCGTATTTCCAATTAAAGAACTAACGGCTGCCGAAATTTGGGAGCGAGAACGAGGCCTACGTAAATTGCGCGAAGAGTTGCGTAGCGAGGAGACCAAACTGGTCCTGCTGAAAAAGTTAAAGCAATCTCAACAAGTGATGATGAAAGAGAATCTAATCGTGACATCGAGTAATACAAATATAAACAATCCACTGGCCGCGATTCCTGCAGCTCTCACCAAGGGTTCGCTTAGTGTTACACCAACGAATTCCGTTCCACTGCCTGCTCACTCAAAATCTTCCAAAATTGTCTCAGCGACACCCGTCAA TCGGGGATCGCCAATCAATATAACTCCCGTAACGAAACCTTTGCAGCGACAACCATCACTTCCGGGTGGGGCAACACTGACACCCAGTACTCCTGGACAGCGCCATTCAATGGGACTCCCGAGAGCAGGTTCCAATCTCACTATCACACCGTCGGTCACGATAACTCCCACCAATGCTCCTTCGAGCACTATCAAGCAGCGTAAT CAGCCCCAAAGCAATAGTTTAGTTGGTGGCAATAATCTAATGGATACAAATTTGAAGGTGCACTCAGGCCAGATAAGCAACTCGGTGTCCATCACACCAGCTCCTTCCATCCCGGCACAAATCAGTTGCACAACCGTGGAACCGGTTTCGCTGAAG CGTGACCGCGATTCGGCGAGGGAAGATTCTCAGACTCAAGCTCAAAGGCAAGCAGCTGCAAAACTAGCTCTTAGAAAGCAACTGGAAAAGACCTTACTCCAG ATCCCACCACCGAAACCTCCGCCACCGGAAATGCATTTCATTCCGAACCCGAGTAACACTGAATTTGTATATCTACTCGGACTCGAGTATGTCGTGGACTATCTGACAAAGGACAAGAAACTTTGTATGCCACAACAACCGTACCGGTGTGCGCAGTGCAAGATCGATTTTACTCCAGTATGGAAATGGGAAAAACAGG CTGGCAAGGATGCCAAAGTTATCTGCGAACAATGTGTTACTAGTAATGTGAAAAAAGCTCTCAAGGCAGAACATACGAACCGGCTCAAGACTGCGTTTGTTAAAGCACTTCAGCAAGAGCAGGAAATCGAAGCTAGATTAGCCACTCAGAGCAGTCCTTCGCCGATAGATATTCGCCCAACACCGTCGTCAACACCGAATCTGCGAGAGCAACGTGAGATGCAATtggaacaacagcagcagcaagaaCGGCAGCAAGCTCAAGAGCGCCAACAGCAGCGAGAACGTGAGCAACAACAAGAACGACAGGCGGCTGCACAG CGTCAAAAAGAACAGCAAGAACAGCTTCGGCAGCAGCAATTACAGCAactccaacaacaacaacagcaacttcAACAACAAATCCAACAGCAGCAACTACAACAATTGCAACAACAGGAACAACAGCAACGTCATCATCAAATGCACCAACAACATGCTCATCTTCAACAGCAACCATCGAAATCAAAAACACCGACACCGGCTCCGAGACCGACACCGACTCCGCCCACCCAACAGACACCCCCACCGGCATCTAGTTCACGATCCAGCCGCCATAGCGCAACAGCGAATGCCGCAGCCGAAGCAGCAGCTGCTCAACTTTCGGCTCTCGCCGGTCTCGGTCAACTTGGTGCCCTCGGTAATCTGGGCAGTCTGAGCAATACGACTGCCGCTGCGGCTGCTATGCAGGCGTTCCAGCAGCAATTGTTTAGAG GAATTCAACAAGGTCTGTCCACCGGAAACCTAAATAATCTACAACATATGATGCAATTCTCGCCACTATTGTACTCTTATCAACTTGCGATGGCTCAAGCGGCAG CATTGTCAGCGGCTGGTAAGAGCGGTAATACTGGTGGTGGCGGTGGAGGCAGCAATAACAACGCAAACGCAGCAGCCGCAGCCGCCTCTTTGGCTGATATGCAACGTGCGATGGAGCTGCAGCGCCAGTACATGGAAATGATGCCTCAGAGCGGACCAGGTCCGAGTAATAATCGACAGTCGAACTGGAAATCTTAA
- the LOC131435239 gene encoding transcriptional repressor p66-beta isoform X5, whose translation MEQMEVDDAVVDLSVGSVRESLAITAATARDLRALTQNSGLTITPALPPSACSPSAPGNTSPVPGRRVLRPRTEPKSYAEVPDIVLLPAKVNGRSYNGAVAAGLSESEDDEMPPVFPIKELTAAEIWERERGLRKLREELRSEETKLVLLKKLKQSQQVMMKENLIVTSSNTNINNPLAAIPAALTKGSLSVTPTNSVPLPAHSKSSKIVSATPVNRGSPINITPVTKPLQRQPSLPGGATLTPSTPGQRHSMGLPRAGSNLTITPSVTITPTNAPSSTIKQRNVHSGQISNSVSITPAPSIPAQISCTTVEPVSLKRDRDSAREDSQTQAQRQAAAKLALRKQLEKTLLQIPPPKPPPPEMHFIPNPSNTEFVYLLGLEYVVDYLTKDKKLCMPQQPYRCAQCKIDFTPVWKWEKQAGKDAKVICEQCVTSNVKKALKAEHTNRLKTAFVKALQQEQEIEARLATQSSPSPIDIRPTPSSTPNLREQREMQLEQQQQQERQQAQERQQQREREQQQERQAAAQRQKEQQEQLRQQQLQQLQQQQQQLQQQIQQQQLQQLQQQEQQQRHHQMHQQHAHLQQQPSKSKTPTPAPRPTPTPPTQQTPPPASSSRSSRHSATANAAAEAAAAQLSALAGLGQLGALGNLGSLSNTTAAAAAMQAFQQQLFRGIQQGLSTGNLNNLQHMMQFSPLLYSYQLAMAQAAALSAAGKSGNTGGGGGGSNNNANAAAAAASLADMQRAMELQRQYMEMMPQSGPGPSNNRQSNWKS comes from the exons ATGGAACAAATGGAAGTGGACGATGCTGTCGTTGATTTGAGTGTTGGTTCGGTTAGAGAGTCTCTCGCTATCACCGCGGCAACAGCACGTGATTTACGTGCGTTGACACAGAACTCGGGTCTAACTATCACCCCTGCTCTACCGCCGTCAGCATGTTCCCCGTCGGCTCCCGGTAACACATCACCAGTTCCTGGTAGACGGGTTTTACGTCCTCGCACCGAACCAAAATCTTATGCGGAAGTGCCGGACATAGTGCTTCTGCCGGCCAAAGTGAATGGTCGTTCTTACAACGGAGCTGTCGCTGCCGGATTATCGGAATCAGAGGACGATGAAATGCCGCCCGTATTTCCAATTAAAGAACTAACGGCTGCCGAAATTTGGGAGCGAGAACGAGGCCTACGTAAATTGCGCGAAGAGTTGCGTAGCGAGGAGACCAAACTGGTCCTGCTGAAAAAGTTAAAGCAATCTCAACAAGTGATGATGAAAGAGAATCTAATCGTGACATCGAGTAATACAAATATAAACAATCCACTGGCCGCGATTCCTGCAGCTCTCACCAAGGGTTCGCTTAGTGTTACACCAACGAATTCCGTTCCACTGCCTGCTCACTCAAAATCTTCCAAAATTGTCTCAGCGACACCCGTCAA TCGGGGATCGCCAATCAATATAACTCCCGTAACGAAACCTTTGCAGCGACAACCATCACTTCCGGGTGGGGCAACACTGACACCCAGTACTCCTGGACAGCGCCATTCAATGGGACTCCCGAGAGCAGGTTCCAATCTCACTATCACACCGTCGGTCACGATAACTCCCACCAATGCTCCTTCGAGCACTATCAAGCAGCGTAAT GTGCACTCAGGCCAGATAAGCAACTCGGTGTCCATCACACCAGCTCCTTCCATCCCGGCACAAATCAGTTGCACAACCGTGGAACCGGTTTCGCTGAAG CGTGACCGCGATTCGGCGAGGGAAGATTCTCAGACTCAAGCTCAAAGGCAAGCAGCTGCAAAACTAGCTCTTAGAAAGCAACTGGAAAAGACCTTACTCCAG ATCCCACCACCGAAACCTCCGCCACCGGAAATGCATTTCATTCCGAACCCGAGTAACACTGAATTTGTATATCTACTCGGACTCGAGTATGTCGTGGACTATCTGACAAAGGACAAGAAACTTTGTATGCCACAACAACCGTACCGGTGTGCGCAGTGCAAGATCGATTTTACTCCAGTATGGAAATGGGAAAAACAGG CTGGCAAGGATGCCAAAGTTATCTGCGAACAATGTGTTACTAGTAATGTGAAAAAAGCTCTCAAGGCAGAACATACGAACCGGCTCAAGACTGCGTTTGTTAAAGCACTTCAGCAAGAGCAGGAAATCGAAGCTAGATTAGCCACTCAGAGCAGTCCTTCGCCGATAGATATTCGCCCAACACCGTCGTCAACACCGAATCTGCGAGAGCAACGTGAGATGCAATtggaacaacagcagcagcaagaaCGGCAGCAAGCTCAAGAGCGCCAACAGCAGCGAGAACGTGAGCAACAACAAGAACGACAGGCGGCTGCACAG CGTCAAAAAGAACAGCAAGAACAGCTTCGGCAGCAGCAATTACAGCAactccaacaacaacaacagcaacttcAACAACAAATCCAACAGCAGCAACTACAACAATTGCAACAACAGGAACAACAGCAACGTCATCATCAAATGCACCAACAACATGCTCATCTTCAACAGCAACCATCGAAATCAAAAACACCGACACCGGCTCCGAGACCGACACCGACTCCGCCCACCCAACAGACACCCCCACCGGCATCTAGTTCACGATCCAGCCGCCATAGCGCAACAGCGAATGCCGCAGCCGAAGCAGCAGCTGCTCAACTTTCGGCTCTCGCCGGTCTCGGTCAACTTGGTGCCCTCGGTAATCTGGGCAGTCTGAGCAATACGACTGCCGCTGCGGCTGCTATGCAGGCGTTCCAGCAGCAATTGTTTAGAG GAATTCAACAAGGTCTGTCCACCGGAAACCTAAATAATCTACAACATATGATGCAATTCTCGCCACTATTGTACTCTTATCAACTTGCGATGGCTCAAGCGGCAG CATTGTCAGCGGCTGGTAAGAGCGGTAATACTGGTGGTGGCGGTGGAGGCAGCAATAACAACGCAAACGCAGCAGCCGCAGCCGCCTCTTTGGCTGATATGCAACGTGCGATGGAGCTGCAGCGCCAGTACATGGAAATGATGCCTCAGAGCGGACCAGGTCCGAGTAATAATCGACAGTCGAACTGGAAATCTTAA
- the LOC131435239 gene encoding transcriptional repressor p66-alpha isoform X1, producing the protein MEQMEVDDAVVDLSVGSVRESLAITAATARDLRALTQNSGLTITPALPPSACSPSAPGNTSPVPGRRVLRPRTEPKSYAEVPDIVLLPAKVNGRSYNGAVAAGLSESEDDEMPPVFPIKELTAAEIWERERGLRKLREELRSEETKLVLLKKLKQSQQVMMKENLIVTSSNTNINNPLAAIPAALTKGSLSVTPTNSVPLPAHSKSSKIVSATPVNRGSPINITPVTKPLQRQPSLPGGATLTPSTPGQRHSMGLPRAGSNLTITPSVTITPTNAPSSTIKQRNQPQSNSLVGGNNLMDTNLKVHSGQISNSVSITPAPSIPAQISCTTVEPVSLKRDRDSAREDSQTQAQRQAAAKLALRKQLEKTLLQIPPPKPPPPEMHFIPNPSNTEFVYLLGLEYVVDYLTKDKKLCMPQQPYRCAQCKIDFTPVWKWEKQGKRGNPTFQNIPAGKDAKVICEQCVTSNVKKALKAEHTNRLKTAFVKALQQEQEIEARLATQSSPSPIDIRPTPSSTPNLREQREMQLEQQQQQERQQAQERQQQREREQQQERQAAAQRQKEQQEQLRQQQLQQLQQQQQQLQQQIQQQQLQQLQQQEQQQRHHQMHQQHAHLQQQPSKSKTPTPAPRPTPTPPTQQTPPPASSSRSSRHSATANAAAEAAAAQLSALAGLGQLGALGNLGSLSNTTAAAAAMQAFQQQLFRGIQQGLSTGNLNNLQHMMQFSPLLYSYQLAMAQAAALSAAGKSGNTGGGGGGSNNNANAAAAAASLADMQRAMELQRQYMEMMPQSGPGPSNNRQSNWKS; encoded by the exons ATGGAACAAATGGAAGTGGACGATGCTGTCGTTGATTTGAGTGTTGGTTCGGTTAGAGAGTCTCTCGCTATCACCGCGGCAACAGCACGTGATTTACGTGCGTTGACACAGAACTCGGGTCTAACTATCACCCCTGCTCTACCGCCGTCAGCATGTTCCCCGTCGGCTCCCGGTAACACATCACCAGTTCCTGGTAGACGGGTTTTACGTCCTCGCACCGAACCAAAATCTTATGCGGAAGTGCCGGACATAGTGCTTCTGCCGGCCAAAGTGAATGGTCGTTCTTACAACGGAGCTGTCGCTGCCGGATTATCGGAATCAGAGGACGATGAAATGCCGCCCGTATTTCCAATTAAAGAACTAACGGCTGCCGAAATTTGGGAGCGAGAACGAGGCCTACGTAAATTGCGCGAAGAGTTGCGTAGCGAGGAGACCAAACTGGTCCTGCTGAAAAAGTTAAAGCAATCTCAACAAGTGATGATGAAAGAGAATCTAATCGTGACATCGAGTAATACAAATATAAACAATCCACTGGCCGCGATTCCTGCAGCTCTCACCAAGGGTTCGCTTAGTGTTACACCAACGAATTCCGTTCCACTGCCTGCTCACTCAAAATCTTCCAAAATTGTCTCAGCGACACCCGTCAA TCGGGGATCGCCAATCAATATAACTCCCGTAACGAAACCTTTGCAGCGACAACCATCACTTCCGGGTGGGGCAACACTGACACCCAGTACTCCTGGACAGCGCCATTCAATGGGACTCCCGAGAGCAGGTTCCAATCTCACTATCACACCGTCGGTCACGATAACTCCCACCAATGCTCCTTCGAGCACTATCAAGCAGCGTAAT CAGCCCCAAAGCAATAGTTTAGTTGGTGGCAATAATCTAATGGATACAAATTTGAAGGTGCACTCAGGCCAGATAAGCAACTCGGTGTCCATCACACCAGCTCCTTCCATCCCGGCACAAATCAGTTGCACAACCGTGGAACCGGTTTCGCTGAAG CGTGACCGCGATTCGGCGAGGGAAGATTCTCAGACTCAAGCTCAAAGGCAAGCAGCTGCAAAACTAGCTCTTAGAAAGCAACTGGAAAAGACCTTACTCCAG ATCCCACCACCGAAACCTCCGCCACCGGAAATGCATTTCATTCCGAACCCGAGTAACACTGAATTTGTATATCTACTCGGACTCGAGTATGTCGTGGACTATCTGACAAAGGACAAGAAACTTTGTATGCCACAACAACCGTACCGGTGTGCGCAGTGCAAGATCGATTTTACTCCAGTATGGAAATGGGAAAAACAGGGTAAAAGAGGAAATCCCACTTTTCAGAACATTCCAG CTGGCAAGGATGCCAAAGTTATCTGCGAACAATGTGTTACTAGTAATGTGAAAAAAGCTCTCAAGGCAGAACATACGAACCGGCTCAAGACTGCGTTTGTTAAAGCACTTCAGCAAGAGCAGGAAATCGAAGCTAGATTAGCCACTCAGAGCAGTCCTTCGCCGATAGATATTCGCCCAACACCGTCGTCAACACCGAATCTGCGAGAGCAACGTGAGATGCAATtggaacaacagcagcagcaagaaCGGCAGCAAGCTCAAGAGCGCCAACAGCAGCGAGAACGTGAGCAACAACAAGAACGACAGGCGGCTGCACAG CGTCAAAAAGAACAGCAAGAACAGCTTCGGCAGCAGCAATTACAGCAactccaacaacaacaacagcaacttcAACAACAAATCCAACAGCAGCAACTACAACAATTGCAACAACAGGAACAACAGCAACGTCATCATCAAATGCACCAACAACATGCTCATCTTCAACAGCAACCATCGAAATCAAAAACACCGACACCGGCTCCGAGACCGACACCGACTCCGCCCACCCAACAGACACCCCCACCGGCATCTAGTTCACGATCCAGCCGCCATAGCGCAACAGCGAATGCCGCAGCCGAAGCAGCAGCTGCTCAACTTTCGGCTCTCGCCGGTCTCGGTCAACTTGGTGCCCTCGGTAATCTGGGCAGTCTGAGCAATACGACTGCCGCTGCGGCTGCTATGCAGGCGTTCCAGCAGCAATTGTTTAGAG GAATTCAACAAGGTCTGTCCACCGGAAACCTAAATAATCTACAACATATGATGCAATTCTCGCCACTATTGTACTCTTATCAACTTGCGATGGCTCAAGCGGCAG CATTGTCAGCGGCTGGTAAGAGCGGTAATACTGGTGGTGGCGGTGGAGGCAGCAATAACAACGCAAACGCAGCAGCCGCAGCCGCCTCTTTGGCTGATATGCAACGTGCGATGGAGCTGCAGCGCCAGTACATGGAAATGATGCCTCAGAGCGGACCAGGTCCGAGTAATAATCGACAGTCGAACTGGAAATCTTAA
- the LOC131435239 gene encoding transcriptional repressor p66-alpha isoform X2, with protein MEQMEVDDAVVDLSVGSVRESLAITAATARDLRALTQNSGLTITPALPPSACSPSAPGNTSPVPGRRVLRPRTEPKSYAEVPDIVLLPAKVNGRSYNGAVAAGLSESEDDEMPPVFPIKELTAAEIWERERGLRKLREELRSEETKLVLLKKLKQSQQVMMKENLIVTSSNTNINNPLAAIPAALTKGSLSVTPTNSVPLPAHSKSSKIVSATPVNRGSPINITPVTKPLQRQPSLPGGATLTPSTPGQRHSMGLPRAGSNLTITPSVTITPTNAPSSTIKQRNPQSNSLVGGNNLMDTNLKVHSGQISNSVSITPAPSIPAQISCTTVEPVSLKRDRDSAREDSQTQAQRQAAAKLALRKQLEKTLLQIPPPKPPPPEMHFIPNPSNTEFVYLLGLEYVVDYLTKDKKLCMPQQPYRCAQCKIDFTPVWKWEKQGKRGNPTFQNIPAGKDAKVICEQCVTSNVKKALKAEHTNRLKTAFVKALQQEQEIEARLATQSSPSPIDIRPTPSSTPNLREQREMQLEQQQQQERQQAQERQQQREREQQQERQAAAQRQKEQQEQLRQQQLQQLQQQQQQLQQQIQQQQLQQLQQQEQQQRHHQMHQQHAHLQQQPSKSKTPTPAPRPTPTPPTQQTPPPASSSRSSRHSATANAAAEAAAAQLSALAGLGQLGALGNLGSLSNTTAAAAAMQAFQQQLFRGIQQGLSTGNLNNLQHMMQFSPLLYSYQLAMAQAAALSAAGKSGNTGGGGGGSNNNANAAAAAASLADMQRAMELQRQYMEMMPQSGPGPSNNRQSNWKS; from the exons ATGGAACAAATGGAAGTGGACGATGCTGTCGTTGATTTGAGTGTTGGTTCGGTTAGAGAGTCTCTCGCTATCACCGCGGCAACAGCACGTGATTTACGTGCGTTGACACAGAACTCGGGTCTAACTATCACCCCTGCTCTACCGCCGTCAGCATGTTCCCCGTCGGCTCCCGGTAACACATCACCAGTTCCTGGTAGACGGGTTTTACGTCCTCGCACCGAACCAAAATCTTATGCGGAAGTGCCGGACATAGTGCTTCTGCCGGCCAAAGTGAATGGTCGTTCTTACAACGGAGCTGTCGCTGCCGGATTATCGGAATCAGAGGACGATGAAATGCCGCCCGTATTTCCAATTAAAGAACTAACGGCTGCCGAAATTTGGGAGCGAGAACGAGGCCTACGTAAATTGCGCGAAGAGTTGCGTAGCGAGGAGACCAAACTGGTCCTGCTGAAAAAGTTAAAGCAATCTCAACAAGTGATGATGAAAGAGAATCTAATCGTGACATCGAGTAATACAAATATAAACAATCCACTGGCCGCGATTCCTGCAGCTCTCACCAAGGGTTCGCTTAGTGTTACACCAACGAATTCCGTTCCACTGCCTGCTCACTCAAAATCTTCCAAAATTGTCTCAGCGACACCCGTCAA TCGGGGATCGCCAATCAATATAACTCCCGTAACGAAACCTTTGCAGCGACAACCATCACTTCCGGGTGGGGCAACACTGACACCCAGTACTCCTGGACAGCGCCATTCAATGGGACTCCCGAGAGCAGGTTCCAATCTCACTATCACACCGTCGGTCACGATAACTCCCACCAATGCTCCTTCGAGCACTATCAAGCAGCGTAAT CCCCAAAGCAATAGTTTAGTTGGTGGCAATAATCTAATGGATACAAATTTGAAGGTGCACTCAGGCCAGATAAGCAACTCGGTGTCCATCACACCAGCTCCTTCCATCCCGGCACAAATCAGTTGCACAACCGTGGAACCGGTTTCGCTGAAG CGTGACCGCGATTCGGCGAGGGAAGATTCTCAGACTCAAGCTCAAAGGCAAGCAGCTGCAAAACTAGCTCTTAGAAAGCAACTGGAAAAGACCTTACTCCAG ATCCCACCACCGAAACCTCCGCCACCGGAAATGCATTTCATTCCGAACCCGAGTAACACTGAATTTGTATATCTACTCGGACTCGAGTATGTCGTGGACTATCTGACAAAGGACAAGAAACTTTGTATGCCACAACAACCGTACCGGTGTGCGCAGTGCAAGATCGATTTTACTCCAGTATGGAAATGGGAAAAACAGGGTAAAAGAGGAAATCCCACTTTTCAGAACATTCCAG CTGGCAAGGATGCCAAAGTTATCTGCGAACAATGTGTTACTAGTAATGTGAAAAAAGCTCTCAAGGCAGAACATACGAACCGGCTCAAGACTGCGTTTGTTAAAGCACTTCAGCAAGAGCAGGAAATCGAAGCTAGATTAGCCACTCAGAGCAGTCCTTCGCCGATAGATATTCGCCCAACACCGTCGTCAACACCGAATCTGCGAGAGCAACGTGAGATGCAATtggaacaacagcagcagcaagaaCGGCAGCAAGCTCAAGAGCGCCAACAGCAGCGAGAACGTGAGCAACAACAAGAACGACAGGCGGCTGCACAG CGTCAAAAAGAACAGCAAGAACAGCTTCGGCAGCAGCAATTACAGCAactccaacaacaacaacagcaacttcAACAACAAATCCAACAGCAGCAACTACAACAATTGCAACAACAGGAACAACAGCAACGTCATCATCAAATGCACCAACAACATGCTCATCTTCAACAGCAACCATCGAAATCAAAAACACCGACACCGGCTCCGAGACCGACACCGACTCCGCCCACCCAACAGACACCCCCACCGGCATCTAGTTCACGATCCAGCCGCCATAGCGCAACAGCGAATGCCGCAGCCGAAGCAGCAGCTGCTCAACTTTCGGCTCTCGCCGGTCTCGGTCAACTTGGTGCCCTCGGTAATCTGGGCAGTCTGAGCAATACGACTGCCGCTGCGGCTGCTATGCAGGCGTTCCAGCAGCAATTGTTTAGAG GAATTCAACAAGGTCTGTCCACCGGAAACCTAAATAATCTACAACATATGATGCAATTCTCGCCACTATTGTACTCTTATCAACTTGCGATGGCTCAAGCGGCAG CATTGTCAGCGGCTGGTAAGAGCGGTAATACTGGTGGTGGCGGTGGAGGCAGCAATAACAACGCAAACGCAGCAGCCGCAGCCGCCTCTTTGGCTGATATGCAACGTGCGATGGAGCTGCAGCGCCAGTACATGGAAATGATGCCTCAGAGCGGACCAGGTCCGAGTAATAATCGACAGTCGAACTGGAAATCTTAA